One window of the Archangium lipolyticum genome contains the following:
- a CDS encoding SGNH/GDSL hydrolase family protein: MSLSRFVWLLPVLPVLVMAGCEPFEPWFDYAPDDPNLQFIGRMDFSTPDGPTYAHPGVTIRFRCNCTGVDVAFADKGTGGEEHTNWVNIIVDGETKAKVELKQGGAQFYKGARNLESGEHVIEIVKRTESYAGDMQFTGLSLQGIILEPPPQKSKRLEIIGDSISCGYGNEVRIFAPNYTEPNTGYHSKNEDISKAYGSLLGRRFDADVVTTCISGTGIYRNLNGDTDRSKTFPGLYPRIYPSQEAPLWDTWRFIPDAIIINLGNNDFNVIDENTRQPHAPPKEEFKAAYRDFILQLREYYPHAKIVASVGPMMNDNYPPGLKHWTKMQEYVKEMVTSLGDPNVHYFAYSPVLSDPYGEDWHPTAESHSRMADEIAPFLLDIGF; this comes from the coding sequence ATGAGCCTCTCCCGTTTCGTCTGGTTGCTCCCGGTGTTGCCCGTCCTCGTCATGGCTGGATGTGAGCCTTTCGAGCCCTGGTTCGACTACGCCCCGGACGACCCGAACCTGCAGTTCATCGGGCGCATGGACTTCTCCACCCCCGATGGCCCCACGTATGCCCATCCCGGTGTCACCATCCGCTTCCGGTGCAACTGCACCGGCGTGGACGTGGCCTTCGCCGACAAGGGCACCGGCGGCGAGGAGCACACCAACTGGGTCAACATCATCGTCGACGGCGAGACGAAGGCGAAGGTCGAGCTGAAGCAGGGCGGTGCGCAGTTCTACAAGGGCGCCCGCAACCTCGAGTCCGGCGAGCACGTCATCGAGATCGTCAAGCGCACCGAGTCCTATGCCGGTGACATGCAGTTCACGGGCCTCAGCCTCCAGGGCATCATCCTCGAGCCGCCGCCCCAGAAGTCCAAACGGCTGGAGATCATCGGCGACTCCATCAGCTGCGGCTACGGCAACGAGGTGCGCATCTTCGCCCCCAACTACACCGAGCCCAACACCGGCTACCACTCCAAGAACGAGGACATCTCCAAGGCCTATGGCTCACTGCTCGGCCGCAGGTTCGACGCCGATGTCGTCACCACCTGCATCTCCGGCACCGGCATCTACCGCAACCTCAATGGCGACACGGACAGGTCCAAGACGTTCCCCGGCCTCTACCCGCGCATCTACCCCAGCCAGGAGGCTCCCCTCTGGGACACCTGGAGGTTCATCCCCGACGCCATCATCATCAACCTGGGCAACAACGACTTCAATGTGATCGACGAGAACACCCGGCAGCCTCACGCCCCTCCCAAGGAGGAGTTCAAGGCCGCCTACAGGGACTTCATCCTCCAGCTTCGCGAGTACTACCCCCACGCGAAGATCGTCGCCTCCGTCGGCCCGATGATGAACGACAACTACCCGCCCGGCCTCAAGCACTGGACCAAGATGCAGGAATACGTCAAGGAGATGGTGACGTCCCTGGGCGACCCCAACGTCCACTACTTCGCCTACTCCCCCGTCCTGAGCGACCCCTACGGCGAGGACTGGCACCCCACCGCCGAGTCCCACTCCAGGATGGCCGATGAGATCGCTCCCTTCCTCTTGGACATCGGCTTCTGA